The Penaeus chinensis breed Huanghai No. 1 chromosome 36, ASM1920278v2, whole genome shotgun sequence genome includes a region encoding these proteins:
- the LOC125044914 gene encoding platelet glycoprotein Ib alpha chain-like: MYGFKFLVTQLKTVTELAFFTGIIKKIDVENGIPYEPTTTTPEPTTTTPKPTTTTPEPTTTTPEPTTTTPEPTTTTPEPTTTTPEPTTTTPEPTTTTPEPTTTTPEPVTTSAPDTNFNYNVTENNVTCVMVQGTISFTVNYTTNTNKTEVVTVTVPEHGGTVTGSCNGTEGEQYIEITWGAVNETSSTRMTFNRTKNLWSLINFTATVFMGKNFVNATIYGEKLDLVMNYNFSPLEIDVNRSFNCHSHLSAFNVTGTLDKAEYELPLASDLTNIQIQAYNEIVGEKDFVDSVHCTADNTSDIVPIAVGCALAGLVVIVLIAYLVGRRRRSAAYQSV, translated from the exons ATGTATGGCTTCAAGTTCTTGGTCACTCAA ctCAAGACTGTAACTGAACTTGCATTTTTCACGGGGATTATTAAAAAAATTGATGTGGAAAACGGCATTCCTTATG aaccaactaccaccactCCTGAACCAACCACTACCACACCAAAACCTACCACTACCACACCAGAACCTACCACTACCACTCCTGAACCTACAACcaccacaccagaaccaactaccaccactcctgaaccaaccacaaccacaccagaaccaaccacaaccacaccagaaccaaccacaaccacgcCAGAGCCAACCACAACCACCCCAGAACCAGTGACCACTTCAGCTCCTGATACGAACTTCAACTATAATGTTACCGAGAATAATGTCACCTGTGTTATGGTACAGGGAACCATCTCCTTTACAGTCAATTACACTACAAACACCAAT AAAACTGAAGTGGTCACAGTGACTGTCCCAGAACATGGAGGAACTGTGACTGGGTCCTGCAATGGAACTGAAGGTGAACAGTACATCGAGATCACCTGGGGTGCTGTGAATGAAACCTCTTCAACCAGAATGACCTTCAACAGGACAAAGAACTTGTGGTCATTGATCAATTTTACAGCAACTGTATTCATGGGCAAGAACTTTGTAAATGCAACTATTTATG GTGAAAAGTTGGATCTTGTGATGAACTACAACTTCAGTCCTCTTGAAATTGATGTCAACCGTAGTTTCAACTGCCATTCACATCTGTCTGCTTTCAACGTGACTGGAACTCTGGATAAGGCAGAGTACGAACTTCCTCTGGCATCTGACTTGACTAACATCCAGATTCAAGCATACAATGAAATTGTTGGAGAAAAGGACTTCGTCGATT ctGTTCACTGCACGGCTGATAACACCTCCGATATTGTGCCGATTGCCGTGGGCTGTGCCCTGGCTGGCCTGGTGGTTATAGTCTTGATTGCTTACCTTGTAGGACGCCGCCGACGATCTGCTGCATATCAGTCAGTTTAG